The following is a genomic window from bacterium.
GAGATCGCCCATGTCCATAAATCCATAATCAACGGCTGCGCCGAATTTATCCGTAAACTTGTAGTCCACACCGGCACCAAGCGTGAGACCGCTCATACCGCTTCCGGTATAATCACGATCCGATTTCAATGCCGAGGTATAACCGCCTCGTGCGAAGAACATGTTTTTGAATCCATATTCAA
Proteins encoded in this region:
- a CDS encoding outer membrane beta-barrel protein, which translates into the protein MFFARGGYTSALKSDRDYTGSGMSGLTLGAGVDYKFTDKFGAAVDYGFMDMGDLGKTHRFTVGLKF